A single genomic interval of Musa acuminata AAA Group cultivar baxijiao chromosome BXJ3-4, Cavendish_Baxijiao_AAA, whole genome shotgun sequence harbors:
- the LOC135636644 gene encoding uncharacterized protein LOC135636644 isoform X1 translates to MAGGAGDPASRLAMDVERSSLCNCVVNFLLQENYLLTAFELLHELLEDGRHNQAIRLRDYFADPTLFPPDQISRLNSLRVAEPQSLLEEKVAVEEKLAITEYELRLAREDLSRLKEELQKQKQSCPDELNGSSSGVSVANGPTYQHNKREISYVSLGPLKDTERKDINCAVKEYLLFAGYRLTAMTFLEEVTDQNLDVWPQSSACVSDALRRYYYQYLSSTSEAAEEKISLLRENEVLMKENQRLHDELESMHRNKELTDNQIVVLNKNLEGAHKDLKDRDILVLDLKQSMDLQRQQLNDYRAEITALKMHIEGARASRGWTTGEGENKKPPYTEKSKEEKKSSYNELEEFKGVDSSTRNPESVKSLSEDVQMEEKVVEINELAVISKSVESLSTNSDGNDGYQTSEDVRSKANDVVSDSTIVSCNGAVEYQENVHNLISESQSDDKGLDQNSVTLKKAMETIQILSDALPKIVPYVLINHREELLPLIMCAIERHPDGTIRDSLTHTLFNLIKRPDEHQRRIIMDACVTLAKNVGDMRTETELLPQCWEQINHKYEERRLLVAQSCGELAEFVRPEIRDSLILSIIQQLIEDSATVVREAAAHNLALLLPLFPNLDKYFKVEELMFLLVCDPSGMVVDTTIKELVPAVINWGGKLDHVLRVILSHILGSAQRCPPLSGVEGSVDSHLRVLGEQERWNIDVLLRMLTGLLPFVHRKAIETCPFNIAEPLAVSEQQNSFFSTSLLQLYAGNHTIWPMFDWMHVDCLPDLIQLSCLLSYKEDNLRTRIIKYLLDVPKLFGEQYLSHIVLPVFLIAVGDSDAADLTYFPSTMKSRIKGLQPKTPVAERLSLMCILPLLLSGILGAPTSHEKLPDYLRKLLVQNNSKEDSWFVHYNAEVIDAVRFLCIFEEHHGVIFNILWEMVASTNVNMKTNAAVLLKVLVPYIDVKVASTHVLPALVTLGSDPNLNVKYASIEAFGAVAQHFKNDVIVDKIRIQMDAFLEDGSHEATLTVVRALLVAVPHTTDRLREYLLSKIFQLTCVQSHGNDITRRHEKANVFCEAIRALDATDLSATSIRDFLVPTIQNLLKDPDALDPAHKEALEIILKERSGGAFESISKVMGAHLGLASSVSSFFGESGLLGKKEVGDLHEPAAPPQQPSPPALQDDTRFRRIMKGGFSEMLRGKVNKGHEEPPRQPG, encoded by the exons atgGCAGGAGGGGCGGGGGATCCGGCTTCGAGGCTGGCGATGGACGTGGAGCGGTCGTCGCTGTGCAACTGCGTGGTGAACTTCCTGCTTCAGGAGAACTACCTGCTCACCGCCTTCGAGCTCCTCCACGAGCTGCTCGAGGACGGCCGCCACAACCAGGCCATCCGCCTCCGCGACTACTTCGCCGACCCCACGCTCTTCCCCCCCGACCAGATCTCTCGATTGAACTCCCTTAGAG TTGCCGAGCCACAAAGTTTGCTAGAGGAGAAAGTAGCAGTAGAAGAAAAGTTGGCAATCACTGAATATGAGCTGCGTTTAGCCCGAGAAGACTTGTCAAGACTGAAGGAGGAATTACAAAAGCAAAAACAATCCTGCCCTGATGAACTTAATG GTTCCAGTTCAGGTGTGTCTGTAGCTAATGGCCCTACATATCAACATAACAAGAGGGAGATCTCTTATGTCTCTTTAGGCCCTTTAAAGGACACCGAACGCAAAGATATAAATTGCGCTGTGAAGGAGTACTTGCTCTTTGCCGGGTACCGCCTTACAGCTATGACATTTCTTGAGGAG GTCACTGATCAAAATCTAGATGTGTGGCCGCAAAGTTCTGCTTGTGTTTCTGATGCTCTGCGTCGATATTATTATCAATATCTTTCATCCACTTCAGAGGCTGCTGAG GAGAAGATTTCCCTCCTTCGAGAAAATGAAGTTTTGATGAAAGAAAATCAAAGACTTCATGATGAGCTAGAGTCCATGCATAGAAACAAGGAATTGACTGATAATCAGATAGTAGTTCTAAATAAAAACTTGGAAGGTGCACACAAAGATTTGAAAGATAGAGACATTCTG GTACTTGATCTTAAACAGTCCATGGATCTTCAGAGACAGCAACTTAATGACTACAGAGCCGAAATCACTGCACTGAAGATGCACATAGAAGGAGCTCGAGCTAGTAGAGGATGGACAACCGGAGAAGGGGAAAACAAAAAGCCTCCTTATACTGAAAAAtctaaggaagaaaagaaatcatcatataatgAACTAGAAGAATTTAAGGGTGTTGATTCTTCAACAAGAAATCCAGAATCTGTTAAATCTCTTAGTGAGGATGTGCAGATGGAGGAAAAAGTTGTTGAGATCAATGAATTGGCTGTTATATCTAAATCTGTTGAATCATTATCTACCAATTCAGATGGAAATGATGGTTACCAGACATCTGAAGATGTTAGATCTAAGGCTAATGATGTTGTTTCTGATTCAACAATTGTTTCTTGTAATGGTGCTGTTGAATACCAAGAGAATGTTCATAACCTCATTTCTGAATCACAATCTGATGATAAAGGATTAGACCAAAATTCAGTGACTCTCAAGAAG GCAATGGAGACCATCCAAATACTTTCAGATGCATTACCTAAGATTGTTCCCTATGTTTTGATCAACCATCGTGAG GAGCTTCTTCCATTGATTATGTGTGCGATTGAGCGCCATCCAGATGGTACAATTAGAGATTCCTTAACACACAcattatttaatcttataaaacggCCAGATGAACATCAAAGGCGCATCATTATGGAT GCCTGTGTTACCCTCGCAAAAAACGTAGGAGACATGAGAACTGAAACAGAGTTGCTTCCTCAGTGTTGGGAACAG ATTAATCATAAATATGAGGAGCGTAGGCTACTAGTTGCTCAGTCATGCGGAGAGCTTGCAGAATTTGTTCGACCGGAGATTCGTGATTCTCTGATTCTATCCATCATTCAACAATTAATTGAGGATTCTGCCACAGTTGTCCGAGAAGCTGCTGCTCATAACCTGGCGCTACTGCTTCCGCTCTTCCCAAATTTGGACAAATATTTTAAG GTTGAAGAGCTCATGTTCCTGTTGGTATGTGATCCTTCAGGAATGGTTGTTGATACCACAATCAAAGAACTTGTTCCTGCAGTGATAAATTGGGGTGGCAAACTGGACCATGTTTTACGAGTCATACTCTCCCACATATTAGGTTCTGCTCAG CGGtgtccacctctatcaggggttgAAGGTTCTGTAGATTCTCACTTGCGTGTTCTAGGAGAACAAGAACGCTGGAACATTGATGTGCTACTTCGGATGTTGACAGGGTTGCTGCCATTTGTCCATCGTAAAGCTATTGAAACATGCCCTTTTAATATAGCAGAACCTCTTGCTGTTTCAGAACAacaaaattctttcttctcaacctcTTTGCTTCAGTTATATGCAGG GAACCATACAATTTGGCCTATGTTTGATTGGATGCATGTGGATTGCCTTCCAGACTTGATTCAGCTATCTTGTCTCTTATCTTACAAGGAAGACAATTTAAGAACTCGAATAATAAAG TACCTTCTGGATGTACCTAAATTATTTGGGGAACAATATCTTTCACATATAGTGCTTCCTGTTTTCTTGATAGCTGTTGGCGATAGTGATGCTGCAGATTTGACATATTTTCCTTCAACCATGAAGTCCAGAATCAAAG GATTGCAGCCTAAAACCCCTGTGGCAGAGAGACTTTCTCTCATGTGCATtcttcctttgttgttgtctggTATTTTAGGGGCTCCAACCAGCCATGAAAAATTGCCAGATTACTTGAGAAAACTGCTAGTGCAAAATAATAGCAAAGAAGATTCATGGTTTGTTCATTACAATGCTGAGGTGATTGATGCAGTTCGCTTTCTTTG CATATTTGAGGAACATCATGGAGTCATTTTTAATATCCTATGGGAGATGGTAGCTAGCACCAATGTGAATATGAAGACGAATGCAGCAGTTCTCTTGAAAGTCCTT GTACCATATATTGATGTGAAAGTGGCTTCTACACATGTTTTGCCTGCTCTTGTCACTCTTGGTTCTGATCCAAATTTGAATGTAAAATATGCAAGCATAGAAGCATTTGGAGCTGTTGCACAGCATTTCAAAAATGATGTG ATCGTTGACAAGATACGCATACAAATGGATGCTTTTCTTGAAGATGGATCACATGAAGCTACTCTTACTGTTGTTCGGGCACTACTTGTGGCTGTACCACATACGACAGACAGGCTACGTGAAT ATCTGTTGTCAAAAATTTTCCAACTTACTTGCGTGCAATCTCATGGAAACGATATCACACGTCGCCATGAGAAAGCAAATGTATTTTGTGAAGCAATTCGTGCTCTGGATGCCACAG ATCTTTCTGCTACCAGTATCCGTGATTTCCTTGTACCCACCATCCAAAACCTTTTGAAAGACCCGGATGCTCTGGATCCTGCACACAAGGAAGCACTGGAAATTATACTGAAAGAGAGGTCAGGTGGAGCATTTGAAAGCATCAGCAAGGTTATGGGGGCTCATCTTGGGCTTGCATCTTCGGTTAGCAGCTTCTTTGGTGAGAGTGGCCTTCTAGGGAAGAAAGAGGTTGGCGACTTACACGAACCGGCTGCTCCACCACAACAGCCGAGTCCACCGGCTCTGCAAGACGATACAAGGTTCCGGAGAATAATGAAGGGCGGTTTCAGTGAGATGTTAAGGGGCAAAGTTAATAAGGGCCACGAGGAGCCTCCGAGACAGCCGGGCTAG
- the LOC135636644 gene encoding uncharacterized protein LOC135636644 isoform X2: protein MTFLEEVTDQNLDVWPQSSACVSDALRRYYYQYLSSTSEAAEEKISLLRENEVLMKENQRLHDELESMHRNKELTDNQIVVLNKNLEGAHKDLKDRDILVLDLKQSMDLQRQQLNDYRAEITALKMHIEGARASRGWTTGEGENKKPPYTEKSKEEKKSSYNELEEFKGVDSSTRNPESVKSLSEDVQMEEKVVEINELAVISKSVESLSTNSDGNDGYQTSEDVRSKANDVVSDSTIVSCNGAVEYQENVHNLISESQSDDKGLDQNSVTLKKAMETIQILSDALPKIVPYVLINHREELLPLIMCAIERHPDGTIRDSLTHTLFNLIKRPDEHQRRIIMDACVTLAKNVGDMRTETELLPQCWEQINHKYEERRLLVAQSCGELAEFVRPEIRDSLILSIIQQLIEDSATVVREAAAHNLALLLPLFPNLDKYFKVEELMFLLVCDPSGMVVDTTIKELVPAVINWGGKLDHVLRVILSHILGSAQRCPPLSGVEGSVDSHLRVLGEQERWNIDVLLRMLTGLLPFVHRKAIETCPFNIAEPLAVSEQQNSFFSTSLLQLYAGNHTIWPMFDWMHVDCLPDLIQLSCLLSYKEDNLRTRIIKYLLDVPKLFGEQYLSHIVLPVFLIAVGDSDAADLTYFPSTMKSRIKGLQPKTPVAERLSLMCILPLLLSGILGAPTSHEKLPDYLRKLLVQNNSKEDSWFVHYNAEVIDAVRFLCIFEEHHGVIFNILWEMVASTNVNMKTNAAVLLKVLVPYIDVKVASTHVLPALVTLGSDPNLNVKYASIEAFGAVAQHFKNDVIVDKIRIQMDAFLEDGSHEATLTVVRALLVAVPHTTDRLREYLLSKIFQLTCVQSHGNDITRRHEKANVFCEAIRALDATDLSATSIRDFLVPTIQNLLKDPDALDPAHKEALEIILKERSGGAFESISKVMGAHLGLASSVSSFFGESGLLGKKEVGDLHEPAAPPQQPSPPALQDDTRFRRIMKGGFSEMLRGKVNKGHEEPPRQPG from the exons ATGACATTTCTTGAGGAG GTCACTGATCAAAATCTAGATGTGTGGCCGCAAAGTTCTGCTTGTGTTTCTGATGCTCTGCGTCGATATTATTATCAATATCTTTCATCCACTTCAGAGGCTGCTGAG GAGAAGATTTCCCTCCTTCGAGAAAATGAAGTTTTGATGAAAGAAAATCAAAGACTTCATGATGAGCTAGAGTCCATGCATAGAAACAAGGAATTGACTGATAATCAGATAGTAGTTCTAAATAAAAACTTGGAAGGTGCACACAAAGATTTGAAAGATAGAGACATTCTG GTACTTGATCTTAAACAGTCCATGGATCTTCAGAGACAGCAACTTAATGACTACAGAGCCGAAATCACTGCACTGAAGATGCACATAGAAGGAGCTCGAGCTAGTAGAGGATGGACAACCGGAGAAGGGGAAAACAAAAAGCCTCCTTATACTGAAAAAtctaaggaagaaaagaaatcatcatataatgAACTAGAAGAATTTAAGGGTGTTGATTCTTCAACAAGAAATCCAGAATCTGTTAAATCTCTTAGTGAGGATGTGCAGATGGAGGAAAAAGTTGTTGAGATCAATGAATTGGCTGTTATATCTAAATCTGTTGAATCATTATCTACCAATTCAGATGGAAATGATGGTTACCAGACATCTGAAGATGTTAGATCTAAGGCTAATGATGTTGTTTCTGATTCAACAATTGTTTCTTGTAATGGTGCTGTTGAATACCAAGAGAATGTTCATAACCTCATTTCTGAATCACAATCTGATGATAAAGGATTAGACCAAAATTCAGTGACTCTCAAGAAG GCAATGGAGACCATCCAAATACTTTCAGATGCATTACCTAAGATTGTTCCCTATGTTTTGATCAACCATCGTGAG GAGCTTCTTCCATTGATTATGTGTGCGATTGAGCGCCATCCAGATGGTACAATTAGAGATTCCTTAACACACAcattatttaatcttataaaacggCCAGATGAACATCAAAGGCGCATCATTATGGAT GCCTGTGTTACCCTCGCAAAAAACGTAGGAGACATGAGAACTGAAACAGAGTTGCTTCCTCAGTGTTGGGAACAG ATTAATCATAAATATGAGGAGCGTAGGCTACTAGTTGCTCAGTCATGCGGAGAGCTTGCAGAATTTGTTCGACCGGAGATTCGTGATTCTCTGATTCTATCCATCATTCAACAATTAATTGAGGATTCTGCCACAGTTGTCCGAGAAGCTGCTGCTCATAACCTGGCGCTACTGCTTCCGCTCTTCCCAAATTTGGACAAATATTTTAAG GTTGAAGAGCTCATGTTCCTGTTGGTATGTGATCCTTCAGGAATGGTTGTTGATACCACAATCAAAGAACTTGTTCCTGCAGTGATAAATTGGGGTGGCAAACTGGACCATGTTTTACGAGTCATACTCTCCCACATATTAGGTTCTGCTCAG CGGtgtccacctctatcaggggttgAAGGTTCTGTAGATTCTCACTTGCGTGTTCTAGGAGAACAAGAACGCTGGAACATTGATGTGCTACTTCGGATGTTGACAGGGTTGCTGCCATTTGTCCATCGTAAAGCTATTGAAACATGCCCTTTTAATATAGCAGAACCTCTTGCTGTTTCAGAACAacaaaattctttcttctcaacctcTTTGCTTCAGTTATATGCAGG GAACCATACAATTTGGCCTATGTTTGATTGGATGCATGTGGATTGCCTTCCAGACTTGATTCAGCTATCTTGTCTCTTATCTTACAAGGAAGACAATTTAAGAACTCGAATAATAAAG TACCTTCTGGATGTACCTAAATTATTTGGGGAACAATATCTTTCACATATAGTGCTTCCTGTTTTCTTGATAGCTGTTGGCGATAGTGATGCTGCAGATTTGACATATTTTCCTTCAACCATGAAGTCCAGAATCAAAG GATTGCAGCCTAAAACCCCTGTGGCAGAGAGACTTTCTCTCATGTGCATtcttcctttgttgttgtctggTATTTTAGGGGCTCCAACCAGCCATGAAAAATTGCCAGATTACTTGAGAAAACTGCTAGTGCAAAATAATAGCAAAGAAGATTCATGGTTTGTTCATTACAATGCTGAGGTGATTGATGCAGTTCGCTTTCTTTG CATATTTGAGGAACATCATGGAGTCATTTTTAATATCCTATGGGAGATGGTAGCTAGCACCAATGTGAATATGAAGACGAATGCAGCAGTTCTCTTGAAAGTCCTT GTACCATATATTGATGTGAAAGTGGCTTCTACACATGTTTTGCCTGCTCTTGTCACTCTTGGTTCTGATCCAAATTTGAATGTAAAATATGCAAGCATAGAAGCATTTGGAGCTGTTGCACAGCATTTCAAAAATGATGTG ATCGTTGACAAGATACGCATACAAATGGATGCTTTTCTTGAAGATGGATCACATGAAGCTACTCTTACTGTTGTTCGGGCACTACTTGTGGCTGTACCACATACGACAGACAGGCTACGTGAAT ATCTGTTGTCAAAAATTTTCCAACTTACTTGCGTGCAATCTCATGGAAACGATATCACACGTCGCCATGAGAAAGCAAATGTATTTTGTGAAGCAATTCGTGCTCTGGATGCCACAG ATCTTTCTGCTACCAGTATCCGTGATTTCCTTGTACCCACCATCCAAAACCTTTTGAAAGACCCGGATGCTCTGGATCCTGCACACAAGGAAGCACTGGAAATTATACTGAAAGAGAGGTCAGGTGGAGCATTTGAAAGCATCAGCAAGGTTATGGGGGCTCATCTTGGGCTTGCATCTTCGGTTAGCAGCTTCTTTGGTGAGAGTGGCCTTCTAGGGAAGAAAGAGGTTGGCGACTTACACGAACCGGCTGCTCCACCACAACAGCCGAGTCCACCGGCTCTGCAAGACGATACAAGGTTCCGGAGAATAATGAAGGGCGGTTTCAGTGAGATGTTAAGGGGCAAAGTTAATAAGGGCCACGAGGAGCCTCCGAGACAGCCGGGCTAG